In Thunnus thynnus chromosome 11, fThuThy2.1, whole genome shotgun sequence, the following proteins share a genomic window:
- the hsd3b1 gene encoding hydroxy-delta-5-steroid dehydrogenase, 3 beta- and steroid delta-isomerase 1, giving the protein MSLRGDVCVVTGACGFLGKRLVRLLLEEEKMAEIRLLDKHIPPQIVQTLEDCRGDTKVSVFEGDIRDGDFLRKACRGASVVFHIASIIDLNGSVEDSEMYGVNVKGTQMLLEACIQENVVSFIYTSSIEVMGPNAKGEPIINGNEDTFYNSSLKFAYSKTKKEAEQRSLQAHGEVLQNGGRLATCALRPMYIYGEGCRFLLGHMGDGIRNKDVLYRMSAPEARVNPVYVGNVAVAHIQAAHSLKDPQKRNMIGGNFYFISDDTPPVSYSDFNHAMMSPLGFNIQEKPLLPLGLLYVICYLLEFLCMMLRPFIRIVPPLNRQLLTMLNTPFSFSYQKAKRDLGYIPRYTWEEARKRTIEWLASQLPQERK; this is encoded by the exons ATGTCTCTGAgaggggatgtgtgtgtggtgacgGGAGCCTGTGGATTCCTGGGGAAACGACTGGTCcggctgctgctggaggaagagaaaatggCTGAGATTCGACTGCTGGACAAACACATACCGCCCCAAATTGTACAGACTCTGGAGG ACTGTAGAGGTGACACAAAGGTGAGTGTTTTTGAGGGGGACATCAGGGACGGTGATTTCCTAAGAAAAGCCTGTCGAGGTGCATCAGTTGTCTTCCACATCGCATCCATCATTGACCTTAATGGATCAGTGGAGGACAGCGAGATGTACGGGGTCAATGTCAAAG GAACGCAGATGCTTCTGGAAGCATGTATTCAAGAGAACGTAGTGTCCTTCATCTACACCAGCTCCATTGAGGTGATGGGCCCAAACGCCAAAGGTGAACCTATAATCAATGGCAATGAGGACACATTTTACAACTCCTCCCTGAAGTTTGCCTACAGCAAAACCAAAAAGGAGGCTGAGCAGAGATCCCTCCAGGCCCACGGAGAGGTGCTCCAAAACGGAGGTCGACTGGCCACATGCGCCCTCAGACCCATGTACATCTATGGGGAGGGCTGTCGTTTCCTCCTGGGTCACATGGGCGACGGGATACGAAACAAGGATGTGCTGTACCGAATGTCTGCACCAGAAGCTCGTGTGAATCCTGTCTATGTGGGCAATGTGGCTGTCGCCCACATCCAGGCAGCCCACAGCCTCAAAGATccacaaaaaagaaacatgattgGAGGAAACTTTTACTTCATTTCAGATGATACACCACCTGTGAGTTATTCAGACTTCAACCACGCCATGATGTCACCTTTGGGCTTCAACATTCAAGAGAAACCCCTGCTGCCACTCGGCCTCCTCTATGTGATCTGCTACTTATTGGAGTTTCTGTGCATGATGCTCCGTCCTTTCATACGCATCGTCCCACCTCTGAACCGGCAGCTCCTCACCATGCTGAACACACCATTCAGCTTCTCCTATCAGAAGGCTAAGAGGGACCTGGGATACATCCCCAGATACACCTGGGAGGAAGCACGCAAAAGAACCATTGAATGGCTTGCCTCCCAGTTGCCACAGGAGAggaagtaa